The Saccopteryx leptura isolate mSacLep1 chromosome 2, mSacLep1_pri_phased_curated, whole genome shotgun sequence genome has a window encoding:
- the CD34 gene encoding hematopoietic progenitor cell antigen CD34 isoform X2, with amino-acid sequence MLGRRSARAERGMPRGWTALCLLSLLPSGFTDMDNLTTVTMGSSTPEIYSAVSTTGRNKEFVIPSTLETTTLYSASQGSSGTTAAIPESAVNFTSTSGITPVPGTMNSSIQTQTSLATIVSSTLTNFSTSEMTLKPSMSPGNISELPYNSTSLVTFTTKPYTSFSLIPSTNKGEIKCSTVREVKLTQAICLELNETSSCEDFKKDSGEELIRVLCGQDQAQVCSLLLAPSELNPRCLLLLINKTDLSSEFTFLQSHHSDLEKLGILGLTKENIKDHQNYPRKTLIALVTSGILLAVLGTTGYFLMNRRSWSPTGERLELEP; translated from the exons CCTCTGGATTCACAGATATGGATAACTTGACTACTGTTACCATGGGGTCATCTACTCCAGAAATATATTCAGCTGTTTCTACAACTGGACGCAACAAGGAATTCGTAATACCAAGTACTCTGGAAACTACCACGCTCTACTCTGCCTCTCAGGGCAGCAGTGGGACCACAGCAGCCATCCCAG AGTCTGCAGTCAACTTCACATCTACCTCTGGGATCACCCCAGTTCCTGGAACCATGAACTCTTCTATCCAAACACAGACCTCCTTAGCCACCATAGTGTCTTCCACCCTAACCAACTTTTCGACTTCAGAGATGACCTTGAAGCCCAGCATGTCACCTGGAAACATTTCAGAGCTCCCATACAATAGCACCAGTCTTGTGACATTTACCACTAAACCCTATACATCATTTTCTCTTATCCCAAGTACCAACAAG GGAGAAATCAAATGTTCCACAGTCAGAGAAGTGAAATTGACCCAGGCTATCTGCCTGGAGCTAAATGAGACCTCCAGCTGT gaGGACTTTAAGAAGGACAGTGGAGAGGAACTGATCCGAGTCCTGTGTGGTCAGGATCAGGCCCAGGTGTGCTCCCTGCTCCTCGCCCCATCTGAGCTGAATCCTCGCTGCTTGCTACTCTTGATCAACAAAACAG ATCTTTCCAGCGAGTTCACTTTTCTGCAAAGTCACCATTCTGACCTTGAGAAG CTGGGGATCCTGGGCTTAACTAAAGAAAACATTAAGGACCATCAGAACTATCCCCGCAAGACCCTGATTGCACTGGTCACCTCGGGGATCCTGCTGGCTGTCTTGGGTACCACTGGCTACTTCCTGATGAACCGCCGCAGTTGGAGCCCCACAGGAGAAAGGCTG GAGCTGGAACCCTGA
- the CD34 gene encoding hematopoietic progenitor cell antigen CD34 isoform X1 → MLGRRSARAERGMPRGWTALCLLSLLPSGFTDMDNLTTVTMGSSTPEIYSAVSTTGRNKEFVIPSTLETTTLYSASQGSSGTTAAIPESAVNFTSTSGITPVPGTMNSSIQTQTSLATIVSSTLTNFSTSEMTLKPSMSPGNISELPYNSTSLVTFTTKPYTSFSLIPSTNKGEIKCSTVREVKLTQAICLELNETSSCEDFKKDSGEELIRVLCGQDQAQVCSLLLAPSELNPRCLLLLINKTDLSSEFTFLQSHHSDLEKLGILGLTKENIKDHQNYPRKTLIALVTSGILLAVLGTTGYFLMNRRSWSPTGERLGEDPYYTENGGGQGYSSGPGASPEAQGKASVNRGAQENGTGQAASRNGHSARQHVVADTEL, encoded by the exons CCTCTGGATTCACAGATATGGATAACTTGACTACTGTTACCATGGGGTCATCTACTCCAGAAATATATTCAGCTGTTTCTACAACTGGACGCAACAAGGAATTCGTAATACCAAGTACTCTGGAAACTACCACGCTCTACTCTGCCTCTCAGGGCAGCAGTGGGACCACAGCAGCCATCCCAG AGTCTGCAGTCAACTTCACATCTACCTCTGGGATCACCCCAGTTCCTGGAACCATGAACTCTTCTATCCAAACACAGACCTCCTTAGCCACCATAGTGTCTTCCACCCTAACCAACTTTTCGACTTCAGAGATGACCTTGAAGCCCAGCATGTCACCTGGAAACATTTCAGAGCTCCCATACAATAGCACCAGTCTTGTGACATTTACCACTAAACCCTATACATCATTTTCTCTTATCCCAAGTACCAACAAG GGAGAAATCAAATGTTCCACAGTCAGAGAAGTGAAATTGACCCAGGCTATCTGCCTGGAGCTAAATGAGACCTCCAGCTGT gaGGACTTTAAGAAGGACAGTGGAGAGGAACTGATCCGAGTCCTGTGTGGTCAGGATCAGGCCCAGGTGTGCTCCCTGCTCCTCGCCCCATCTGAGCTGAATCCTCGCTGCTTGCTACTCTTGATCAACAAAACAG ATCTTTCCAGCGAGTTCACTTTTCTGCAAAGTCACCATTCTGACCTTGAGAAG CTGGGGATCCTGGGCTTAACTAAAGAAAACATTAAGGACCATCAGAACTATCCCCGCAAGACCCTGATTGCACTGGTCACCTCGGGGATCCTGCTGGCTGTCTTGGGTACCACTGGCTACTTCCTGATGAACCGCCGCAGTTGGAGCCCCACAGGAGAAAGGCTG GGCGAAGACCCTTATTACACGGAGAACGGTGGAGGCCAGGGCTATAGCTCAGGCCCTGGGGCCTCCCCTGAGGCCCAGGGCAAGGCCAGTGTGAACCGAGGGGCTCAGGAGAACGGGACCGGCCAGGCCGCATCCAGAAACGGCCATTCAGCGAGACAACACGTGGTGGCTGATACCGAATTGTGA